The Thermoflavifilum sp. genome contains a region encoding:
- a CDS encoding GLPGLI family protein produces the protein MGNDNQPELVQLEEKDSAGGHYIHSKLVSPWMAKMVDTQMVVWKEFDSRKLMFRYGGRTFGATENFYGDTLFPMHWTLLSDEEKKFGSLVCRKAVADFKNQHMVVWYCPDIPISDGPWKLGGLPGLIVCWEQPADKALLLQSIRALPAFPDHLLSQWHILSATQIPDYVAYRKMLNETARKAKLYWQQEKSNCVSCQHTDNVKLTQKLTISHV, from the coding sequence ATGGGAAATGATAATCAGCCCGAATTGGTTCAGCTCGAAGAAAAGGATAGCGCCGGTGGTCATTACATACACAGCAAGCTCGTCAGCCCATGGATGGCAAAAATGGTGGATACGCAAATGGTGGTATGGAAAGAATTTGATTCCCGAAAGCTCATGTTCCGCTATGGAGGCCGAACATTCGGCGCAACGGAAAATTTTTACGGCGACACCCTTTTTCCTATGCACTGGACGCTCTTGTCTGATGAAGAAAAGAAATTCGGTTCGCTGGTTTGCAGGAAAGCCGTTGCAGATTTTAAAAATCAGCACATGGTGGTTTGGTATTGTCCGGATATTCCCATATCCGATGGTCCCTGGAAATTGGGCGGGTTACCCGGACTGATTGTCTGCTGGGAACAACCCGCTGATAAGGCCTTGCTTTTGCAAAGCATACGTGCTTTGCCCGCCTTTCCTGATCATTTACTGAGCCAGTGGCATATCCTGAGCGCCACCCAGATACCTGATTATGTTGCCTACAGGAAGATGCTGAACGAAACAGCCAGGAAAGCGAAATTATACTGGCAACAGGAAAAAAGCAATTGTGTAAGCTGCCAGCATACAGACAACGTTAAACTCACACAAAAACTCACCATATCACACGTATGA
- a CDS encoding UrvD/REP family ATP-dependent DNA helicase, with translation MSVVVKSYSNPSDEMMGIADEIHRLIHLDHVNPSEIAVIFRENKYLDEMTAYLQDKGIPFRLVKKENLLRSAYIQQVILIFEWIALEATRPGSGDHQLFKLLHFRWFDLPAALIARLQMEFNKQMVGGVTSFRHFLLAQITQPNAAFSPDEINRLKQVIDLLEKWLQDVYNEPLQQFFCRVLGESHILQQAVTENYFQLHLLKTLFDFLQSENQRNPDLTLTGWIEIIHKMQKYGLSIPYETRIGDEDAVQLLTAHGAKGLEFDYVFIGGCVEKNWEKNRGRSIGFTLPPALKNAISGQAGTTSKVEDERRLFYVALTRARKHVEMSYARMDEQNNSLKKSIFLDEIGIPEIQGTSQSNIHVIANQLQGYWLVDLQTRYDQALLQQWVKNFVLNPTALNKYLYCPRSFFYESLLQVPQAEQMHSVYGQAIHHALKQAAYRHQQGQGSNHHQLAINDFTWFMGQNRHHFTPDDFNRHIGYGGAVLEDYFNQVLPQWGVVTAIEKSYQAQINGIPIKGRLDKIETNQKTIRVVDYKTSNPDNAGDKLKPYNQQRGKKEKDDYDYWIQAVMYALLLQANGQPVDEIKFDFVEPDKNGQFQSRAIQVTQDDICLLTQLIEDTWQKIQALDFPCCAHDDCPWCAFEQSLANGGPGLQTHDEPA, from the coding sequence ATGTCGGTCGTCGTCAAATCTTATTCAAATCCATCCGATGAAATGATGGGCATAGCCGATGAAATTCACCGGCTTATCCATCTGGATCATGTGAACCCATCGGAAATTGCCGTGATATTTCGAGAAAACAAGTATCTCGATGAAATGACAGCATACCTGCAGGATAAAGGCATACCATTTCGACTGGTGAAAAAAGAAAATTTGTTGAGAAGCGCATATATTCAGCAGGTGATCCTGATCTTTGAATGGATTGCATTGGAGGCCACCAGACCGGGCAGTGGCGATCATCAGCTGTTTAAGCTATTGCATTTCCGCTGGTTTGATCTACCCGCGGCGTTGATAGCCCGGTTGCAGATGGAATTTAACAAGCAGATGGTGGGTGGGGTAACATCGTTTCGCCATTTTTTATTAGCGCAGATAACGCAGCCTAATGCTGCATTTTCACCGGATGAAATCAACAGGTTGAAACAAGTTATCGATTTACTCGAGAAATGGCTTCAAGATGTGTATAATGAGCCTCTGCAGCAATTTTTCTGTCGCGTCTTAGGAGAAAGTCACATTCTACAACAGGCTGTAACGGAGAACTATTTTCAACTTCATCTTTTGAAAACCCTATTTGATTTTCTTCAATCAGAAAATCAACGTAACCCCGACCTGACGCTGACTGGATGGATCGAGATTATCCATAAAATGCAGAAATACGGGTTAAGCATTCCTTATGAAACGCGTATCGGCGATGAAGATGCTGTGCAGCTGCTCACTGCACATGGAGCGAAAGGATTGGAGTTTGATTATGTATTCATTGGCGGATGTGTGGAGAAGAACTGGGAAAAAAATCGGGGACGATCAATCGGTTTTACCCTGCCGCCGGCACTGAAGAATGCAATCAGTGGTCAGGCCGGCACTACATCCAAGGTAGAAGATGAGCGCAGGTTGTTTTATGTAGCGCTTACACGTGCGCGTAAGCATGTGGAAATGAGTTATGCCCGGATGGATGAGCAAAACAATTCGTTGAAAAAGTCGATATTCCTGGACGAAATAGGCATACCTGAGATTCAAGGAACTTCGCAATCAAACATTCATGTGATAGCCAACCAGCTTCAGGGATATTGGCTTGTGGATTTACAAACGCGATATGACCAGGCTTTGCTCCAGCAATGGGTTAAAAATTTCGTACTCAATCCTACCGCATTGAACAAATACCTGTATTGCCCCAGGAGCTTTTTTTATGAATCCTTGTTGCAGGTGCCTCAGGCCGAGCAAATGCATAGTGTTTACGGACAGGCCATTCATCATGCGCTCAAGCAGGCGGCTTATCGTCATCAACAGGGGCAGGGGTCGAATCATCATCAGCTGGCAATAAACGATTTTACATGGTTCATGGGGCAAAATCGTCATCATTTTACACCAGACGATTTTAACCGGCATATAGGCTATGGGGGAGCAGTACTGGAGGACTACTTCAATCAGGTGCTTCCCCAATGGGGCGTGGTAACAGCAATCGAAAAAAGTTATCAGGCTCAAATCAATGGCATACCCATCAAAGGGCGGCTAGATAAGATAGAAACTAACCAGAAAACGATCCGGGTAGTAGATTACAAAACCAGTAATCCGGATAATGCAGGAGATAAGCTTAAACCATATAATCAGCAGAGAGGCAAAAAGGAAAAAGATGATTATGATTACTGGATTCAGGCGGTGATGTATGCACTATTGCTTCAGGCAAATGGCCAACCGGTCGATGAGATTAAGTTTGATTTTGTAGAACCCGATAAAAACGGTCAATTTCAATCTCGTGCCATTCAGGTTACTCAGGATGATATTTGTCTGCTGACGCAACTCATTGAAGATACCTGGCAAAAGATTCAGGCACTCGACTTTCCCTGTTGTGCACACGATGATTGCCCCTGGTGTGCCTTCGAGCAATCGCTGGCCAATGGAGGACCCGGACTTCAAACCCATGATGAGCCTGCATAG
- a CDS encoding GLPGLI family protein codes for MKTIIFFFFSFLVFITSIYAQQAYLFVYVPYEESGKMMDDSISFLSDEGILTQNLLITNGTYSCFYNFYDNSIKYKQDSAKPIDLTPVMVKEYDSAGQHYGQMKLRHPALVKQVDTSCVVYKNLHEQKLYFEYSSRIAYGVNKKFFSDTLFPMKWTLIPQEKKFGNLLCKKATTFFRNREITVWYCPDIPIFDGPWKLGGLPGLIVCWIDPYSPSLLLKSMQRIDFPETIRKRIASFQAEKIPDYIAFKKTIEKSVNQLRIQLQQVHQNCVDCQTSTGKTKASLHIRIPYENIVYDFEL; via the coding sequence ATGAAAACCATAATTTTTTTCTTCTTTAGTTTCTTGGTGTTCATTACGAGTATATATGCCCAGCAGGCTTATCTGTTTGTTTATGTACCATACGAAGAAAGTGGAAAAATGATGGATGATAGCATAAGCTTTTTATCGGATGAGGGAATCCTTACCCAAAATCTTTTAATTACGAACGGTACATATTCCTGTTTCTATAATTTTTATGATAATTCCATCAAGTATAAACAGGACTCGGCTAAACCCATCGATCTTACTCCGGTGATGGTGAAGGAATACGATAGCGCCGGTCAACACTACGGACAAATGAAGCTTAGGCATCCTGCACTTGTTAAGCAAGTTGACACCAGTTGTGTCGTATATAAAAACTTACATGAACAGAAGCTATACTTCGAGTATTCTTCAAGGATTGCTTATGGAGTGAATAAAAAATTTTTTAGCGATACCCTTTTCCCGATGAAGTGGACACTTATTCCCCAAGAGAAAAAATTTGGCAATTTGCTTTGCAAAAAAGCTACCACTTTTTTCCGGAATAGAGAAATTACCGTTTGGTATTGCCCGGATATTCCCATATTCGATGGCCCATGGAAATTAGGCGGACTGCCGGGCCTGATTGTGTGCTGGATTGACCCTTATTCCCCTAGTCTGCTGTTAAAAAGCATGCAGCGGATTGATTTCCCAGAAACCATCCGCAAGCGCATAGCCTCATTCCAAGCCGAAAAAATACCTGATTATATTGCTTTTAAAAAAACAATAGAAAAATCCGTGAATCAACTTAGAATCCAACTCCAACAAGTCCATCAAAATTGTGTAGACTGCCAAACTTCAACTGGGAAAACTAAAGCTTCTTTGCATATACGGATTCCTTACGAAAATATCGTTTATGATTTTGAATTATAA
- a CDS encoding SRPBCC family protein → MKVYVLQRTQRIPADLNSVWAFFSDPANLPLITPPYMRFRILSPQKPKRMYAGQIITYHVRPLLGIPLFWMTEITHVVEKQYFIDEQRMGPYAFWHHQHHFREISGGVEMIDIVHYRLPLGFLGRLAHALWVGRQLQGIFDYRYQRVEERFGTYIFVQK, encoded by the coding sequence ATGAAAGTATATGTTTTGCAACGCACCCAGCGCATACCGGCCGACTTAAACAGCGTATGGGCATTTTTTTCCGATCCCGCCAATTTACCCCTCATTACCCCGCCATACATGCGCTTTCGCATATTGAGTCCACAAAAGCCTAAGCGCATGTATGCCGGACAAATCATCACCTATCATGTGCGGCCTTTGCTGGGCATCCCCCTGTTCTGGATGACCGAAATCACCCATGTGGTAGAAAAACAATACTTCATCGATGAACAACGCATGGGGCCTTATGCATTCTGGCATCATCAACACCATTTCCGGGAAATATCTGGCGGCGTGGAAATGATCGACATCGTGCATTACCGCCTGCCACTGGGATTCCTGGGTCGACTGGCACACGCGCTCTGGGTCGGCCGGCAACTGCAGGGAATCTTTGACTATCGATACCAACGGGTGGAAGAAAGATTTGGAACATATATATTCGTACAGAAATGA
- the ispG gene encoding (E)-4-hydroxy-3-methylbut-2-enyl-diphosphate synthase, whose amino-acid sequence MQYYTESLTRYQRLPTREVRIGDLLLGNFHPIRIQTMTTTDTLDTEATVAQCIRCIEAGAELVRITAPSIKEAENLLHIKKALRERGYHTPLVADIHFTPNAAEVAARIVEKVRINPGNYVDKKKFQFKEYTDAEYQAEIERIRERFVPLIRICKEYGTAMRIGTNHGSLSDRIMSRYGDTPMGMVESAMEFLRIARDENYHQIVLSMKASNPQVMVQAYRLLVKTMMEEFGECYPLHLGVTEAGDGEDGRIKSAMGIGTLLEDGIGDTIRVSLTEEPEYEIPVCRDIVQRYTRRADHKPIPPIERLAYSPFQYQRRATQPVGRIGGRQVPVVVADMSEEPLTREKLADIGYRYDARTDKWRVSDQAADFIYTSGRYVPFELPATLQVICDAQVYAHVPDRQRYFPLFTWTTWLEKLDEPSPYLNFIAVDTLNITEAEWDQLIDTLNATTVLCIYSQNRHTMAAVRQKINDLMLRNIPVPVILCSESFHASIDEQLIQFSIDTGALLLDGMGDGIWLKNHPDLVHNLKVSGRTYLEVHSHAQFLNNTAFSILQASRTRISKTEYISCPSCGRTLFDLQETTARIRAATHHLKGVKIAVMGCIVNGPGEMADADFGYVGSGPGKITLYKGKEIVKRNVPAETAVEELIQLIKDNGLWTDPEPAAAAMTSASHS is encoded by the coding sequence ATGCAGTACTACACGGAATCGCTTACCCGATATCAGCGTTTGCCCACGCGGGAAGTGAGGATTGGCGACCTGTTGCTGGGCAATTTTCATCCTATCCGTATCCAGACGATGACGACCACCGATACCCTGGATACGGAGGCAACCGTAGCGCAATGCATTCGCTGTATTGAAGCGGGTGCCGAGCTGGTGCGTATTACGGCACCCAGCATCAAGGAGGCGGAAAACCTGCTGCATATCAAAAAAGCCCTGCGTGAGCGGGGCTATCATACACCCCTGGTGGCCGATATCCATTTCACGCCAAACGCCGCAGAGGTGGCCGCCCGCATCGTGGAGAAAGTGCGCATCAACCCCGGCAATTATGTGGATAAGAAAAAATTTCAGTTCAAGGAATATACCGACGCGGAATATCAGGCCGAAATCGAGCGCATCCGCGAGCGTTTTGTGCCGTTAATTCGCATCTGTAAGGAATACGGCACGGCCATGCGCATCGGCACCAACCACGGCTCGCTGAGCGACCGCATCATGAGTCGCTACGGCGATACCCCCATGGGCATGGTGGAAAGCGCCATGGAGTTTTTGCGTATTGCCCGCGATGAGAACTATCACCAGATCGTGCTGAGCATGAAGGCCAGCAATCCGCAGGTGATGGTGCAGGCCTATCGCCTGCTGGTGAAAACGATGATGGAAGAGTTCGGTGAATGCTATCCCCTGCACCTGGGCGTTACCGAAGCCGGCGACGGCGAGGACGGCCGCATCAAAAGCGCCATGGGCATCGGCACGCTCCTCGAAGACGGCATCGGCGATACCATCCGGGTGTCGCTCACCGAAGAGCCTGAATATGAAATCCCGGTGTGTCGGGATATCGTCCAGCGTTATACCCGGCGTGCCGATCATAAGCCCATACCTCCCATCGAACGATTGGCTTATTCGCCTTTTCAATATCAACGCCGGGCTACGCAGCCCGTAGGTCGCATAGGCGGCCGGCAGGTGCCGGTGGTGGTGGCCGATATGAGTGAAGAACCGCTGACACGTGAAAAGCTTGCCGATATCGGCTATCGCTATGATGCCCGGACCGACAAATGGCGGGTGAGCGACCAGGCGGCCGACTTCATCTATACCTCGGGCCGTTATGTACCCTTCGAGTTGCCCGCTACCCTGCAGGTGATCTGCGATGCCCAGGTTTATGCTCACGTGCCCGACAGGCAGCGGTATTTCCCCCTGTTCACCTGGACCACCTGGCTGGAGAAGTTAGACGAGCCCTCGCCCTACCTGAATTTCATTGCCGTAGATACGCTCAATATCACCGAAGCGGAATGGGACCAGCTCATCGACACCCTTAATGCCACCACCGTGTTGTGCATCTATTCACAGAACCGCCATACCATGGCGGCCGTGCGCCAGAAAATCAACGACCTCATGTTGCGCAACATACCGGTGCCGGTGATCCTCTGCAGCGAGAGCTTTCATGCCAGCATCGACGAACAACTCATCCAGTTTTCGATCGACACTGGCGCCCTTCTGCTCGACGGCATGGGCGATGGCATCTGGTTGAAAAATCATCCCGATCTGGTACACAACCTCAAGGTGAGCGGCCGCACCTACCTGGAGGTGCATAGCCATGCCCAGTTCCTGAACAATACTGCATTTTCCATCCTCCAGGCCTCGCGTACCCGCATCAGCAAAACAGAGTATATTTCCTGCCCTTCCTGTGGTCGCACGCTTTTTGACTTACAGGAAACCACGGCCCGCATCCGCGCAGCCACACATCACCTGAAAGGCGTGAAGATCGCCGTCATGGGCTGCATCGTCAATGGCCCGGGCGAAATGGCCGATGCCGATTTCGGCTATGTGGGAAGTGGACCGGGAAAAATTACCCTGTACAAAGGCAAAGAAATCGTGAAACGCAATGTGCCCGCCGAAACAGCGGTAGAAGAACTCATCCAGCTTATCAAAGACAATGGCCTGTGGACCGACCCCGAACCTGCCGCGGCGGCCATGACCTCGGCCAGCCATTCATAA
- a CDS encoding ATP-dependent helicase, whose translation MNPKISISPAYRTAYQRLNPQQKKAVDTIHGPLMVIAGPGTGKTQLLALRIGRILETTDYGPENILCLTFTNAGVEAMQERLQSFIGMEARKIDVYTFHAFCNEFIQNHPDDFNMLEWQPLSELEACELMEEVIKGLDPNHTLYRGKGDQFYNVKDLLGLNKIMKKERLTGDQIRQEINDYMSRVKNGEVAEFVYQRKTGTNQKGALKQDKIQEEEDKFKRTLGAIDVIEKYNELLKQRKRYDYEDMINWVIDLFKEKPWILQDCWERYQFILVDEYQDTNGSQNELLYLLTDYDQPNVMVVGDDDQAIYRFQGANVENMKAFADRFRDQGLKVVVLKENYRSTQDILDAANRLINNNQDRLIQYLQHEFHLSKQLFAHQ comes from the coding sequence ATGAACCCGAAAATATCAATCAGCCCTGCCTACCGCACTGCCTACCAGCGACTGAACCCGCAGCAAAAAAAGGCCGTGGATACCATTCATGGTCCTTTAATGGTGATTGCCGGCCCGGGTACCGGAAAAACGCAATTGCTTGCTTTACGCATTGGCCGGATTTTAGAGACAACCGATTACGGCCCGGAAAACATCCTGTGCCTGACCTTTACCAATGCCGGCGTAGAAGCCATGCAGGAACGCTTGCAGTCGTTCATCGGCATGGAGGCTCGAAAAATAGACGTTTACACCTTTCATGCCTTCTGTAACGAATTCATTCAGAATCACCCGGATGATTTTAACATGCTGGAATGGCAACCCCTTTCGGAGCTGGAAGCTTGTGAGCTTATGGAGGAAGTGATCAAAGGCCTCGACCCCAATCATACTTTATATCGAGGAAAAGGAGACCAGTTCTACAATGTGAAAGACTTGCTTGGGCTCAATAAGATTATGAAAAAAGAGCGTCTGACCGGCGATCAAATCAGGCAGGAGATAAATGACTATATGAGCCGCGTGAAAAATGGTGAAGTAGCTGAGTTTGTGTATCAAAGAAAAACCGGTACAAATCAAAAAGGTGCTTTGAAGCAAGATAAAATCCAGGAGGAGGAAGATAAATTTAAACGTACGCTGGGGGCGATAGATGTGATTGAAAAATACAATGAACTTTTGAAGCAGCGTAAACGATATGATTATGAGGATATGATCAACTGGGTGATTGATTTGTTCAAAGAAAAGCCATGGATCCTGCAGGATTGTTGGGAGCGCTACCAGTTTATTTTAGTGGATGAATACCAGGATACCAACGGGTCACAGAATGAATTGCTATACCTGCTTACAGATTATGATCAACCCAATGTGATGGTGGTGGGCGATGATGATCAGGCTATCTATCGCTTTCAGGGTGCCAATGTGGAGAATATGAAAGCTTTTGCGGACCGATTCAGGGATCAGGGTTTGAAAGTGGTAGTGCTTAAAGAAAATTATCGCTCCACGCAGGATATCTTAGATGCGGCCAACCGATTGATTAATAACAATCAGGATAGGTTGATTCAATACCTGCAACATGAATTTCATTTATCCAAACAATTATTTGCTCATCAGTAA
- a CDS encoding carboxypeptidase-like regulatory domain-containing protein, with amino-acid sequence MQQRTFFYTMAFVGFAWILAFSFPAHAQGNIVYQIHGVVQADGQPAARASIILQFLHHRQMSYIITDSTGIFTFTGILPGPDTARCLIRLMGYATDSLLIAIHHSGTYHLNIHLKPRPYILPEVVIQLPPEAQDTFRYDIRAYLGKRDFYLSDLISQIPGLSIDQTGKIYYNNNPIKALLINGDPMLGDAYQPLTSNIRATTFDTVELIKDYHVNRLEKGLSTSQDVAVNLVTHRPISGSASMAGGTSLFDKYEAELDAFALYKPVKWFTYGKMNNAGVPYDAFEAPATSSDPLKPQSLNPESLVYPMAAGHPDVPYRRYAFDNRDRLLSSKLSLQLGRAHRLNVDYTAGTQTEWTMQRDSSYFTVPGEQSWTLMNQSRFQATQALQDLSLLWTYDAKKNYVATYAWGLYHSTPRHQAYQLTSGYLHDTLSEWITDQQRQWQAQTTQQLRVGEHLLEAVFTYTSEQFPEQQLLHTTRLGRILDTSGRTTDYIQRLQSHFHSTALQLGWTHGNRKHSYQAKAFYQSDLLAHEHQIEANLKPDAPFVQNSSQLTVEQTGGSFTYQQNWNLLTQLKMGAALSNALTRYAGQLQAFTLKQFFLTYQWSRFTGKRAKKNIYVDQISFSLAHREHLLSADMLFPPTILSAGYQIKQPADRVYRVEDNQGMADFSIQMKKPAIAFGPTFSVSYTPRPVIWSFVETPAYSFSQPRQGKNGWRYLLSGDVKKPLISLNSKCFYSLQYLVQDQPYLLNAAGYRQQLHSFSQTFTYQWSPLIWFLVEASYTRQQLHMQLRASGLPAPFAQQSTIQKAYLKGAVDFTRLLKANIVYNYIHTASLPAFHTLDLYVEYRPWKNITLSVYGHNLLNHDIIAYRVLNANNGQWTYYTLVRRYVLFSVKWGL; translated from the coding sequence ATGCAACAGCGCACGTTTTTCTATACGATGGCTTTTGTCGGGTTCGCATGGATTCTCGCGTTTTCCTTCCCTGCCCATGCTCAGGGAAACATCGTCTATCAGATCCATGGTGTCGTGCAAGCCGACGGTCAGCCGGCCGCCCGTGCTTCCATCATTTTACAGTTTCTGCATCATCGTCAGATGAGCTATATCATCACCGATAGCACAGGTATTTTCACGTTTACAGGCATATTGCCCGGCCCCGATACGGCTCGCTGTCTGATACGGTTGATGGGATATGCGACCGATAGCCTGCTGATAGCCATCCACCATAGCGGTACTTACCACCTGAACATCCACCTCAAACCCAGGCCTTACATCCTGCCTGAGGTGGTCATCCAGCTACCGCCAGAGGCACAGGATACCTTCCGCTATGATATCCGAGCTTATCTGGGAAAACGTGATTTTTATTTATCAGACCTCATCAGTCAGATTCCGGGTTTAAGTATCGACCAAACGGGAAAGATTTATTACAACAATAATCCCATCAAAGCCCTGCTCATCAACGGCGATCCCATGCTTGGAGATGCCTATCAGCCACTCACCTCCAACATCCGCGCCACCACATTCGACACGGTGGAGCTCATCAAAGATTATCATGTCAACCGCCTGGAAAAAGGGCTATCTACTTCACAGGATGTGGCGGTGAATCTGGTTACCCATCGCCCGATTTCCGGTTCGGCCAGCATGGCCGGCGGCACCAGCCTGTTCGATAAATATGAAGCCGAGCTGGATGCTTTTGCCCTCTATAAACCCGTGAAATGGTTTACCTACGGGAAGATGAACAATGCAGGCGTGCCGTATGATGCATTTGAAGCTCCTGCAACTTCATCCGATCCCCTGAAACCCCAATCCCTGAATCCCGAGTCGCTTGTTTATCCCATGGCTGCCGGTCATCCCGATGTGCCCTACCGCCGCTATGCTTTCGACAACCGCGACCGGCTGTTGAGCAGTAAGCTCAGTCTGCAGCTCGGCCGCGCCCATCGGCTGAACGTGGATTACACCGCGGGTACACAAACGGAGTGGACGATGCAACGCGACAGCAGCTATTTTACTGTACCCGGCGAGCAAAGCTGGACATTGATGAACCAGAGCCGTTTTCAGGCTACACAAGCCCTTCAAGACCTGTCGCTGCTATGGACTTATGATGCGAAAAAAAACTATGTTGCCACCTATGCCTGGGGCCTGTACCATAGCACGCCCCGGCACCAGGCCTATCAACTCACCAGCGGATACCTGCACGATACCCTCTCGGAATGGATAACCGACCAACAACGGCAATGGCAGGCACAGACCACCCAGCAGCTGCGCGTAGGGGAACATCTGCTGGAGGCCGTTTTTACCTACACCAGTGAACAATTTCCCGAACAACAGCTGCTGCACACCACCCGCCTGGGCAGGATATTAGACACCAGCGGGCGTACAACCGACTACATCCAGCGGCTGCAAAGCCATTTCCACAGCACAGCCCTCCAGCTCGGCTGGACGCACGGCAACCGAAAGCATAGCTATCAGGCAAAAGCATTTTACCAATCCGATCTCCTCGCACATGAACATCAAATCGAGGCTAACCTGAAGCCCGATGCGCCGTTTGTACAGAACAGCTCACAATTGACCGTGGAGCAAACCGGCGGCTCTTTCACCTATCAGCAGAACTGGAACCTGCTTACTCAGCTGAAGATGGGCGCCGCCCTGTCTAACGCTCTCACCCGCTATGCAGGCCAGTTGCAGGCCTTCACGTTGAAACAATTTTTCCTGACCTATCAATGGTCGCGCTTCACAGGAAAAAGAGCGAAGAAAAATATCTATGTTGACCAGATCTCGTTTTCACTTGCTCACCGGGAGCATCTGCTGTCCGCAGATATGCTTTTCCCGCCCACCATCTTATCGGCCGGATACCAGATCAAGCAACCGGCCGATCGGGTGTATCGCGTGGAAGACAATCAAGGCATGGCCGATTTTTCCATTCAGATGAAAAAACCGGCTATCGCCTTCGGACCCACCTTTTCGGTTTCCTACACCCCGCGGCCGGTGATCTGGTCGTTTGTGGAAACCCCTGCCTATAGCTTTTCACAACCCCGCCAGGGAAAAAATGGATGGCGGTATCTGCTATCAGGCGATGTCAAGAAGCCTCTCATCTCGCTGAACTCCAAATGTTTTTATTCCCTGCAATATCTCGTGCAGGATCAGCCCTACCTGCTCAACGCAGCCGGCTATCGGCAACAGCTGCACAGTTTCAGCCAGACCTTCACCTACCAGTGGAGCCCGTTGATCTGGTTTTTAGTGGAAGCCTCTTATACCCGGCAGCAGCTCCATATGCAATTGCGCGCGTCGGGTCTGCCTGCACCCTTTGCCCAGCAGAGCACCATCCAGAAAGCGTATCTCAAAGGCGCCGTAGATTTCACCCGGCTGTTGAAAGCCAATATCGTGTATAACTATATCCACACGGCATCGTTGCCGGCTTTTCATACGCTCGACCTGTATGTGGAATATCGGCCCTGGAAAAACATCACCCTCTCGGTCTACGGGCATAACCTGCTGAATCATGACATCATCGCCTATCGCGTGCTGAATGCCAACAACGGGCAGTGGACTTACTATACCCTCGTGCGTCGGTATGTGTTGTTTTCCGTGAAATGGGGTTTATGA